The genomic DNA ATTTTTTATGGATAAGTTTAAATATTCATTGCTCGTTTTATTCGGTGCTTGCAGCTACGGCATACTTTCAACTATTTTCAAACTCGGATTCCTAAGTGGATTTTCAGCACATCAACTATTAGGGGGACAATATGTCTTCGGATGGATTGGACTATTTCTACTCGTTCTTTTCTTTTCACGTCATAAAGTAACAAAAAAACAATTCTTTTCATTACTAACCGTCGGAACAACAATGAGTATGACTGGAATTTTCTACGCTATTTCTGTAGAAGAGCTACCCGCATCTATCGCTGTCGTCCTACTCTTTCAGTTCACTTGGATTGGTGTCATTATCGAAGCAATTGCAAATCGAATATTTCCAAGCCGCGATAAGATCATATCTATCCTTATTTTATTTGCTGGTACATTGTTTGCAGGTGGTATATTTGAAGGCCTCGGACAAAGTTTTTCTACGAAAGGGATTATCTTTGGACTATTAGCTGCTGTCTCTTTTTCATTCTATGTTTTTGCAAGCGGACGCGTTGCTACAGATGTTCCCCCTTATACGAAAAGCTTTCTTATGACAACA from Bacillus cereus G9842 includes the following:
- a CDS encoding EamA family transporter — its product is MDKFKYSLLVLFGACSYGILSTIFKLGFLSGFSAHQLLGGQYVFGWIGLFLLVLFFSRHKVTKKQFFSLLTVGTTMSMTGIFYAISVEELPASIAVVLLFQFTWIGVIIEAIANRIFPSRDKIISILILFAGTLFAGGIFEGLGQSFSTKGIIFGLLAAVSFSFYVFASGRVATDVPPYTKSFLMTTSATLIVCLFFPPTFLTDGALQAGLWKYAFFLGLFGVVVPVICFSIGVPKVGTGLSTILGAAELPTAIIASITLVHEVVTFMQWIGIIFILLGIFTPQLLTARKERKHNRVHSA